GCTGCTACAGCTAGGAGACAAAACAATGTGGTCCAGACTGTCCTGTACCTCAGGGTAAGTAGACCCTGTCATAAAGTTATATACATTGAAGTGACATGAACagatatattaaattattttctctTTATCAGAGTAATCTCCCTTTGTCACAACTCTATATCAGGGTAGCCTCCTGGCTCTTTTCACAATTCTATATCagggttgtctccccttgtcACAGCTCTATATGAGGGAAGTCTACCCCTACCATTACCTCTATATCAGGGTAGTCTCCCCCTTTCACGCCTCTATATCAGGGTAGTCTCCCCTTGTCACACCTCTATAACAGGGTAGTCTACCCCTACTATACCTCTATATCAGGTTATCCTTTCCCTGTCACAACTATATCAGGGTAGTCTCCCCCTGCCATACCTCTATATCAATGTAGTCTCCCCCTTTCCTGACATTCATTTGCTGTACTCataaatttataacaattgttGGAGAATTATAATTTCTGAGCCTTCCTGTTGTAGCTGCCTGGTGTTGGTCTGCTGGAAATCCCCTCTAAACCAGACACCAAACTGCAGGGCACAGATCCACAGGCCTTTGCTGCAGGGGGACTGAAATTAGACCCGGAAGATCCAATGAAAGTCTGGAAAATATCTTACAAAGGGAAACTAAGGTAGTTACAATCAAATGTATTTAATCTTTgcaaattgtaaataatttaaaatccaccgccgacaaagcaaaatgttttatttttattttattttctttaaaaaaaacacctttgaTTTATTTCAGAAATCATGAAACTCTTGAAGAACATGAAGTGACCTTTGACCTGACCTGGACAGCCTTCACTCCTTACTTTGATTTTGATACTGACCTTCACCAACATGTCATGGCAGAATCGATTGCTAGAGAAAAGTGGtctagaaaatattttgatgttcTTAAAAGGTAAacaatatataagatatctcttAATGCATCtacatttataaaatgtatgataattttcaAGTTTAAATCTTACTAAAAACAAACCTTATAAATACATTAACATAAATCTTTTAAGCTATGTAAAAACTGTgcaatttttagcccaccatcatcagatgttgggctattcaaatcgccctgcgtccgtggtccatggtccgtggtccgtcgtccgtcgtccatccgtaaacaatgcttgttatcactatttcttaaaaacaactgcagggattttgttcaaacttcacatggagggtccccttggtccatatttgtgccatacagattttgtggctgatcgagaaaacaagatggccgccaggtagccatctttgattttggcagttgaagattgttatcgatatttcttgagaactaccgaagggattttgttcaaacttcacatggaggttacccttgttctctagttgtgccatacagattttgaggctgatcagagttgtgccatacagattttgaggctgatcagaaaaccaagatggccgccaggcagccatctttgattttggcaatTGAagtatattatcaatatttcttgagaactacagaagggattttgttcaaacttcacatggaggttacccttggtccctagttgtgccatacagattttgaggctgatcggaaaaataagatggccgccaggcggccatcttggattttgatagttaaggtttgatagttaaagtttgttatcgcttataatttctcagatagtactgaagggatctgtctcaaatttcatatgtaggttcccctagggaccttgttgtgtatattgcattttgggaccaatcggtcaacaagatggccgccaggcagccatataggattttgttattcaaagtttgttattgctatatttctcagaaagtactgaagggatctgtctcaaaattcatatgtaggttcccctagggccctagctggcatattgtgatttgggaccgatcggtcaacaagattgctgccaggcagccatattggattttgatattcaaagtttgttatcgctatttctcagaaagtattgaatggatctttctcaaatttcacatgtaggttcccctagggccctagttgtacatattgtgatttgggaccgattgatcaacaagatggccgccaaggagtcatcttggattttgatagttgaagtttgttaccgctatttctcaaaaggtactgaagcgatctgtctcaaattttatatgtagtatgtttgaaaaagtttaaaaagtagagaaaagatccatctttcctttgtcagatatagatcattctttggtgggcgccaagatccctctgggatctcttgttatgaAATGGAATTTCTGAACAATAATCGTTTTCTTTACAGTGTTCATCAAACACATTATGAACAGTTTGGTGAAATAACAGGTACAGTCAACATAGCAGGTGTAGGGGACAAGATGGTGAACGTTCAAGGGGTCAGGGACCATTCttatggtatgtatatatatacctagctacaatattgtagctcaaaagactttttagACAGAatatggtgtcgtctttagagctacaattggtgcctattactgctaatggagcaaaatTATGATTacgcaaaccattataaaacgtttgtttgcattttatcgtactttatttgatattgcttacctactaggcaataaaactgaaccatataaaatatcaaattctcatcgaggcattatttttttgacataatatatatgaagggctttctgaagggaatttatacggcaagtccacaaattgtgaatctgacgtcttgtgagcagtacggtagatattaagaatgctagttatgtttgttttggacaaaaatgatatgtaaatgcatgtatacgcataaaataattggaaacctacaaaaaagtatagaaaactatgcccgagtgattttcggaggcagtgctccactacgacacatagggaccaattcgtacccggccgaaaggtatagcaggccgggtacgtatattcgttctaatatATACCTAGACAGCTAGGTTAAAGTTCAAGGGGCCAGAGTCCATTTATATGGTATGTATATACCTAGACAGCTAGATTAAAGGACAACGGGTCAGGGACCATTCATATGGTAGGTATATATCTAGACATCTAAGTTAAAGGTCAGGGGTTCAGGGACCATTTATATGTTGTGTATATACCTAGACAGCTATGTTAAAAGTCAAGGGGTCAAGCACTATTCATATATACCTAAACAGCTAGGTTAAAGGTCAAGGGTTCAGGGACCATTCATATGGTGGGTATATAGCTGCTAAACAGCTAGGTTAAAGGTCAGGGGGTTTCGGGACCATTCATATGGTGTGTATATACCTGAATATTtcttgtatcaaaataggttaaATTTCATGGGATGTGGACTACTCGTAAGGTAAGAATTCcacataaattatatacaatatataacgTTTGGTCAACCATTATGCAGCCAGTATCTGGCGACAATGATTTAACATGTGTTGTGGAGTACATATTGATAAAGCTCTGTATTAGaactaaaattttatttatttacaggtaaCATCCGTGACTGGCGGTACTTTCATAGATATGCCATTAACTATGCTACCTTGGCTGACAAGACTGCTGTCTGTGTGGGCTGCATATCCATGCCTATCACCATGACTAGGTAAGGCATTTATACAATAAAGGAAATCACTGTCAAGGTCTTTGGAGTAAAAGATATTAATGAGTATTTACTGGAATACTGGAGAAATATTTGACGATATAGGGTCGAACTTTTATTGTTATCAGTCTGACTATTGGCTACATCATCCACCCAGACGGTACCAAGGAAGCTGTGTCCTCATCAGAGTTCCAGCTAGCTGACCACGGTGAAGATGGAAACCCTCCCAAACAGGTGTCTTTCAAGTTCATGGCAGGTTTGTTGGTTTAATCTCTTTACAAAAGCAAATTTAGAAGGAAAAAGACAACAAGTTCTTGCTTTCGTATAACAGCATGCATCTTTATTTGTAATTTGATGCTgtaaaaagagaaaatgaattttgttataaaaacataTCTGAACTACTGAAAACATAAACTCTCTAATACattaaagtatatatttattctttCTGCAATATGTAGCAAGTGAACAATATATCTTTTACTTATGGCATATCACTATAACTtcaatgtatacatttatatgttaatcatattttattatgaattatGACTATGTTGTTAATAGGTAAGAAGGAGTACAATGTGACAAGCACTGTTCAGGAAGCACCAATCTTTTACATTGGCGAGGGTAGAGATGCCAAGATACACGAACCCATGTGTACCTACGACATCAATGGCTTACCTGGATGGGGTATCAGCGAATGGGACTACAGGTAAAGTCAATTGGATTTTTATTTGTCTTAATTGTTTGACCAGTGAATCTACCTTTCCTTTGAGAATGAGATGGAAATGTTAACCTGAGAGATGCCGGGAATATCTGTCCAGATTAAGAGAAAATTGGATGAAAAAACATTATTGATATTTCCCCCATGTTATTATCTTGAAGAAATATACAAAGccaatatttctatattaatCATTCTTATCTTGAAATAACCATGTACAGATCACCtgaaattacaatataataGAAATTTATAGAAGGGACATTAGTATGAATTTTAgccttaaaatatatatactgtgtacatgtagtgGTTATGTACAGTTGTATATGCCTTGAGAAGTTTTTACAGTAAATCTGATGTGATAGATATAATGATCAAATTGCCTTATATCTTTTAATATTATGATATAGAATCTGAGAAAAGAATCTAGAATCTTCTATGATATCATGATGTATTCAtgatttctttgtttttgttccAGAAATGTGCCGTTTGATGATGGCAGAACTTAATGTTGCAGGTGTGCTAGACTTATAAACAGAACTTTGAAAGATGATACCAGATTGTGCTAAATGTATGATAACATGTATGttgatagaaatattttatttattacatatagacaatgtatttttatgtaaCTGGTTCTGATTAGTCATAAAGTCATGCCAaaatagtgtacatgtacatgtttgatataatttatGTTGTCACAGTGAATGAACAATATGTTATGTTGAAATTTTATGAGAATATGTTAAATAATATCCAAATGTCAACTTAAATTCTTTTAATATGTATTAGAGATGAATGCCAATGTCTTGattatatttttaacatctAATGATATTCATGAACAATCGTAAAATCATAGGTAttgatttgtaattttaaacagtttattgtgatTGTAAGTGGCAACAGTATTTTATTGTCTTTATAAGAACTTTGTTCATGGAATTCAAATGgaattgtttcttttctgtaGAGGTAGATAATTAGATTCCATaaaatcatttgtttgtttttgattataTAAATGACTTACATGGATTTTGATAAACAATGTGTATAAAAATGAATGGACCAATTATAAGATAAAAATGTGTTTGTGGTCTGTTTAAGGTGCTTTTGTACAAGCTATTTATGAGGCATTCCAACTATACTTGTACTGTATAATGAAAAGTGTAAGTGTGTGtcagagggggggggggggggggggatattcACAATATGCACTAGCTTAGAGCTGTATGACAGAAATGGATCATCAAAAGGATTACCCTGTGTGATCATGAAAGatcttaaagttgtatggtctataactttcgctctttttgtcatagtgaaaactttttaagtattatacatatttttctccgtctgcctgaggtttaaactttctaattttaccactttttataaagttgcagcactggaagtatcttaattataaaagtaaaaaatctttttaacgtgtacacgtgaaaaataggctcgaaagatgctgaatcattccgaactcttccgaacatcgtcgcgacaatctcgaagaaaaacgagagttgtgaaaccaagagaaaatatcaacaatttttcataaacaaaatatgtggtgacctcatcagactcgatctatctacaaagaaaataatgctcgcacattacaatatttgatacacacaatattttacggtaatgtgtaaattggatgtttcaaatactcaatctatggacatatactagcatgatttgctcatataggccagaaggaaaacgtaaacaaacacatgtgtgcttacactagttacctggctcaccacgtgcaggtggtgtcgaacgtcagtcacgtgatacgattaggaatccgacaaaacccgaagtcactgaacatggcagTGATTGAAGGcactttattcaaaaccaggaatatatgattcctagatttcggctctcttataggccgacatatgcttttgggaaGCTAAATCAttaagttacatgtcaatgtttaaatatcaaatgtttaagttacatatcgttacagtgaaattagcagcaatacaactttaaggttTGTTTTGAACAAACTTTTCAAACACTATATTATTCATATACTAATCATGACCATTAGATAAGATAATAcctgttatttcattgttcagGTTCAgagtttaaagggacaattcattctaagagaacattaaaatttgtatatatatcagataaaacaacttctaatggaaattacatcagtcagttttactgtgatatgcctgaaacgcctatggtggtgacacgtgtgtgaaatattcaaacttgctcgctgtccgccaatttacacactgtggtcgaacttcttgtatgccgaaccctgtcccttgctcgtaaagtaatgcaacttttgactagaactgctcaaatcgctctgacagtagtgtgtttataccttattaggtgaattgtcttgcctaaaaatcattttatcaccttctcagtggttatgtagttcatttgtttaaagtgcgtgactttggctcgggtatgggtagagttaatattgtacctgcttaatcgtattgatcaacgatttgatatttcaacgatattaattaaaatacttaacaatgttgtggaatttgtcaatgttttacgttatatgtttcataagaaatgtagaacaatacatttatgctatagtttgcttattggttatgtaaaagaatttgcctgagtgaatttGTCTCTTTAAAGGAATCCATTACATTCTTTGTAATGAGCTCCAGTACATGCTCAATAATTAATTGACAATAACAAAAGATGAGAGTTTGTTTGAAAATAGTTAACATTATCAGCAATAAGAAAAACTGATTTGTCCTGGTATTACAGTTAAACATGCATATCTActtaatacacatgtacattgtagatGGAACAGCAACATGTACAGAGTAACTGCATtaaaccagagatttaaatataatactctttaaatctctgattaaacccCAAAAAGTGTTTCTGATTAAACCACTTTTTTCTTTTcctgtatatattattttattttctacctataatgtacatgtacataatttttttaaaagaactGAAAAATACCATTATTGCATTGGAGTTAACGGCCTGGCGCGCGCGGGTTGTTTGAAAAAACTAGTTTGTCATGTACGTTCATTCCAATCACTAACAATTTACAAGACTTTACCCCCTGCCACATTGGAGCTCTTCAATTTCTGAAGGTAATTTAATCAGATTCATTTCACTTCCGGTAAGATGAACACTAAGTTTGGGAAATCTCATTTTGGAAAGAACAAGAAAAAAGACAATTTTAAGGGACATGCTGGAAAAGTGAAGAAGAAACAACTTTATAACACCAAAGAGAAAAAATGGAAAACAATCGACACAGAGATTGCGTCTCTGCAGGAAAGATACAATCAGGTAAACATGGTGATTTCAGACCACgtgtttttatttacatgttcAAAATTTCTCGTCTCTAAATAGCCTCAGACCACAATAACCAGGGATTTTTATTTGTCAGTTGGGAAAAGGCCCTTGAGTGGGGAAAAGTCGTCGGCATATCGACATAAATGTTGTGTAAAAGGTACGGGTCCGTCGGTGTCACTTGTATATAGTGTCTCTGTCattcagctgacggagcatgctttttttttttttttttttaactttgactcagtcggtagagccggagacccgggttcgattcctggtcggggcactcgacaggaattgTATTTTCCATGTTGTTCTACATTGGCGCCCTctaaataacccatggaaggtggttaaagagtctcgTGTTGAgaggaaatctcaagaaaaaaaGGGATAAGGGGGATTAGTGTATAAAGTGGAGAGGGTCGGGTGacttatatgtatattataattgagaatgcttctttggctcattTGGTAGAGCTGTAGATTTCCATGCCGGAGATctagacccgggttcgattcctgatCGGGGCACTTGAACAGGAATTGTagtttccctgttcttctacagtTCTTTTGTTTAAAAGACAATAAATTGGCAAAATGTGCATATAAACTCTCTTTATTTTTGTCTTCAGtgacaggtacatgtacatgtaactagaTTATTATTCCTTGCAATATTGCATTCCCTGGATgatcatttatataaagatgctcaaccgctgacaaatggtatttttccactatctaaaacagaagcagatgatttagtgtctttcttcagttacaaaagttacttactttactccattaccaccattgaaaattttgagcttctaattttaattcaaatttaaagtatgaaaaataattaattgcatcccgaaaaaaaatccgtggcactatatcctatatggaatgaagtattgattgcacatgcaccaaaggcaaaataaattattttatattatgttttgtgttaattagacatctatatacataattaaacaccaattattgttcaaatgatgaatatcattaatgctttgtcagcggtggagcatcttttataATGTCATCCTATCagaaaagttttaaaattgtgacaattttgataatttcacatcatttagaaaattaaaattaaaaaaatcatttaccTATTCAAAAttatgtcatttattttaaatctttatgGAAACCACATATTTGTGACGTTTATTATGTTGCTTGACTGGCAAATTCCAGCTTTTGAGAAAGAAGTGTGCTCTTgccctacatgtacatgtacaccagCATTCTGTCTTAATTTAAAGTCTACCGTAAGTCTGGtttcagggccagagtatctcggcgCGAGCTAATTAAGTTGTGGAGACATGTCTCGATATTATATACTGCCGGTATCTATGAACCATATATTGACAGATGAGtctaatactgtatatacatg
The nucleotide sequence above comes from Argopecten irradians isolate NY chromosome 1, Ai_NY, whole genome shotgun sequence. Encoded proteins:
- the LOC138334376 gene encoding uncharacterized protein, which codes for MILYVIGTILIILVVGWFSKSDPQVKCGIYTQPNKWYPLKFQFLLFMLKLRRRKNEQMSTASGENAGYGVRSRSCPAEMEKVQTLPPDQPKAVDAVYFNGGNKDGQFFVAATARRQNNVVQTVLYLRLPGVGLLEIPSKPDTKLQGTDPQAFAAGGLKLDPEDPMKVWKISYKGKLRNHETLEEHEVTFDLTWTAFTPYFDFDTDLHQHVMAESIAREKWSRKYFDVLKSVHQTHYEQFGEITGTVNIAGVGDKMVNVQGVRDHSYGNIRDWRYFHRYAINYATLADKTAVCVGCISMPITMTSLTIGYIIHPDGTKEAVSSSEFQLADHGEDGNPPKQVSFKFMAGKKEYNVTSTVQEAPIFYIGEGRDAKIHEPMCTYDINGLPGWGISEWDYRNVPFDDGRT